The window AGCATCCGAGAATCTATCCctgatgctctgataccatgataacatttataaaacaaggttttattgaaatataaaatagcTTCTTAAAGCTTTATTTAAGTGAAAGAACAAGAAAGGGAGAAGTTTGTGTTTGTCTTCAAGAATTAAAAGAAACGTTTGATTTCATAAACTATTTGATGGAGGCTGCTTCTATGAGCAGCAAGGTTACAAAACACATTCTCATAACAGTCATATTTATATGAAACTCTAGAACCCTAAACACTTGGAACTTGTTGTCATTTCTTTGGGTTTCTGAAGATTGCATTGAGCTTCTTCTTTGGGCTCTAATACTCGGTTCCTACACAGAAGGGACGAGCAATGTCTACTGCTTCTTGGTTACTCACTTTGTCCCATAGACCGTCCGATGCCAAGATCAAGAACTCGTGGTCCTGATCAATTCTCAACATCTTAGTCTCTGGTTCGGCTATAACCCATCTCTTGAGATGAGCATCGCCGATCCCTCTTGATACAGCTAAAGAACCTTGAATCCTCCAAACACCGTTAAACGTATCCACATATCCACCCTgcaaaaataattaatctatTATTAGAAACTTTCCATATTCACAAATTAAATATCAATAAGCGTGAGACTATTCTCACCGTGGTTTCAATTCTTTCCCGTTCATCGTCTCTAGACGGCCTGTGGTCGGAAGAGAGAGCCTCCGCGACGCCACCTACGCTCATGACGGCGCGGCAATCACCGGCGTTGGACACAACGAGGTTCCTGTCTCTGACCAAAGCCGTGACGCAGCAGGAACCGCCTCTAACGTCTTTCTCTTCAAGAAACGCAGCGTCTGTGGTTAAATAACCGCGTTTCACCGCGTCTGCTATCTCAGACTCGTCGCACTTACCACTCACCTCTTCCAAAACGTTCTTATCTAAGTTCTTGGCCGCAAACTCAGCCGCCTTCACTCCTCCGTGACCATCGTAAACTCCGAACATCGCCTGCTTGCGATCTCCTCGAAGATTGGTTAACGCGGAGAAACGATCCTCCATAGCTTCTCTCCTTCCTCTTTTGCAGTAAACAGAGTAACCATCGCCTTCCCTCTCCACCTGTCTACTCTCCTCCGACGCCGGAGATGCGAAACCGGCGGTGCCAATCGGTATATCAAGCCTCGTCGGCCGTTTCCTCTTCAAGGCGGAAGGACCAGTGCAGGAGGCGGCGGAGATAGAGTCGGATCCTCCTAGCACTAACGGCGCAGGAGCGAATCCGGTCGGCGGTTTCTGGAAACGGAGACGGAACGGAGATTTAGGGgaagcggcggcggcggcggaagGAGAGGAGGGAGAGGAAGCGGAGGGTTTGAGatgagagagagtgagagagatggTTTCTTGAGGCGAAGAGAGTATAGAAGCTTTGTTGCAGAAGAGAGAAGACGACGGGGAGAACACCGGAGAGCTGCAGACAGCGACGGAACAAGACATGGTTTAGTCTAACAGAAAATTCGAGTTCAAAGATTGATCTGtgtcttgtttttctttctctctatctttGTCGTTGAGAAATATAATgaggatagagagagagaagaggttTAAATATAAAGAGTGAGAGAGAAGGTGATGagttaatataatattaatggAGTCCGTGTTTATCGAGCCGCTTCTCTTTATTCAAACTTTAGTTTCTGTCATTGACTTTTGAAAAGACGTATGTGCCCTTTGCAATTCTTCTGGTCTCACCTTCTACaaaagttattattatttttagggtaacaaaaatagaattttattcAGTTGACCAGAAAAGAGaattttattttgctttttaCTGGGAGAAAGTAGAATAACATAATTGTTTTTGTatctttataataattttgtatatattatacgAGTTAAgtgtatttaatattaatttttattaaataagtaaTGTGAGTAGTTGGATTAAGGGCATCTGCAATGGAGCCTCTTAGCTCCAAAACCTaggtaaaaaattataaaaaatttgatagGTTCCACACAATATTAAGGATTAGCCTTTTCTTATCCTTATATAAGGATCAATCCTTGAAAAATATTGTCACTGTTTGCGGGTCCCGCTGTTTAATGGCGACTTACCATtggctatttttttttctttattgaaaaataaataataaaaaaaataaaaaaatgaatttttaaggATTCTTTACCGAATCCACGGTTGCAGATGGTCTAATATTAGATGATAAGTGtcttattatttgttttgttggAAAGTGAGTTGGTCTTTTACTCAAAAGTATCCACCAAGGAGAACTTCCCCTCTCACAATGCATAAAATGTGCAAAAGATCTTAATTGTACATGACATGAGTTACATATTGAGacactttttctctctttttaacACATTCAGACACAACACGCTGGAGGGACACTTTATCATGTTTCTGAGCTGATTTGAGACCAATATGCCCCTCACTTCCTTAACCGAGACCAGGGTTGAGTTagtgataatattttttatattgtcaAGTTGTCAACAACTACCGTTCAGCTTTGCGTTTTGTGTTTACTCGGAGAAGTTGTCGTTTGGTTCCTGGAGAGCAGTGACAAACAACAGCTGTCGGATGAAAGCCAATCCAAAGGTGAAGACCAATTTTGGTTGAGAAAGTAGATTTGATAATAAAATATTCCTTCTtctccacatatatatatatttgtcttttttcaaaattttaagatctataaagaaattataattgttacaataaattataatttctttttctttatattttaagatacacttgtatatatatattatatatattttaaaaattatataaaaatacatggaCATAGAAAATGTGGATGGAAAAAGTGTagatatggaaaaaaaaatacacaaaaaatACATGTCACACCAGTTAGTTCTATATTAGTTACTTGTTATTCTTGTTTATTTCACCCTTTAATGTGTTTTGcctatattttcttttcaaaatatttaaatcaaataaatttatgactataaattatgatttttaattCTCTACATTTAGACATCcgttttggtatatatatatatatatatatataatatatatatatatatatatatatatatatatatattttaacatttatacaaAAGGTTATTTGAACATAAAAAGTTtggataataatttttttttatttgagaaaTGTGGACAGCAAAATTGTGGATATagtaaattttgtttatttttcatattcaaAAAACCTGGACATGATTTTATGGACAAAGTTTTGTGAACAAAATTTTGTAGAATCAATTTTGTGTCCAAGGTTCATTTCCAGACATTTCTTCGTAAATTTGTGGACATGATTTTGTATAGGATTTACAGATTTTCCAAGtcatatattttttagtttgtttcTGAATTATACAAGATGCCATAGATGAAAGTTCGTCGGAAGAGTTCtcaatcatataaaattttgtaaatactgttttgtagatatataatatatatatatatatatatatatatatatatatatatatatatatattttatatattatataggaTTCTAAGGACATAGAGTTTGTGGACACAGTTTATGTGGACATACATATTTCATTCAAACATCTGGACGGAAGAGCATCTCAATGGAAGAACACTAAACCTTTAAATTAAATCTCACGGAAGGAGCCATTTTTAAGGCTCCACTGAAATAGTCATGTGCTTTAcaccatttttttttcacaaatctGAAGCAAGTCTAAATCCAGTGTTTTCCATATATTACTTCATCATAAAGAAATCTTGATATGTAAATAAATCAAAGCTTCACTGAGCTTAAATTCATGGAGTTTTCAGTTTGGAAAAATATTAATAGCTAGTCTAATTAGGTTAAAAACAAAGGAACGGCAGAGAAGACTTGGACTTCTTCTCCGTCGGCGGAGGAACGACGGAGAATCAAAAAAGAAACCTTTTGCAGACTGATTCCTAAGATGCATTGGAATTTTTCTTGGCCTTCGCCGGAGAAGACTTGGACTTCTTCTTCGCCATTGTTGTTCGTCAAACTGCAGATCCAATTCAGTAAGCTTTTGAGTTCACTTAATCTACGTTCCAGTTGTTAGAAAGAGAGATGAAGAAATTAGAATTTTCTTGGTCTGGAGAAAGTGAAAGTAGATATGTGTTTTGAATTCTCCTTAAATGAAAACGTGGTTGGATatttccaaaatataaaaatcgtaTTAAAAATGATGGAACCATGGTTACTTATGTTTGGTTAGGTGAAGCTTGGTCTGGTCTGAAATGAGGGTAAGAAAGTCTTTTGATAAGCATATTGTGTTGGACAAGTGAGAAGTGTCTAAGAAAGTAATTCAAAAGATAGAAAGTGTCTTACAGTGTCAAAATTATGCCTAGTGGAGTAGATCTATTCGAGACCATTTCAAATAATAAGAAAAGCTCGTCAGTGATTAAAATTCAAGAGCTACCTTCGGGTTTGTTTTATTCCACTTAGTTATgttgtttagttttattttttcgcATTCTAGTACTTGTTAACTGTGTAACTTCTGTTACAAATTCGAAAATtgatataataatttaacattttacttaaaagaaaaaaattcaaaaaaacacaGCAAAACACCAAAGGAGAATTTTAGAAGGCCAAATTGTAATTCACCGCCTCCAAACCAGAACAACGATTGAAGTAAGCATTTTAGTTTGGTCTACTTTGTGAGGGTAAAACTGACAGTTCAGTATAAGTCAAGAACACGTCTACTTGGGCATGTGGCGTTACTACTAGTTAACGTATATGTGTTAAAGAAGTGttgattgattttattttttttttgtcaacgaagTGTTGATTGATAActtttcactttaaaaatttatttattcttcTTAAATAATGAATGGAAACAGATTATAAGACCGTTGTGGGTCCCTTTAGAGCTTACGTGCTGTAATTTGATTTGGTATATAATTTTCGCTGGTCGCAGTCGCAGCTTCTTAGCAAGTGACCGTTGGAGACTGAGAGGAGccttctttgtttgtttgttttttttctccgGTGTCCACTGGCGACCGTTGTGAAATCAAAACCTTTAATTATCTCAATTCACACGAGGTCTTCTAATAAAAATAGGTATAATACAAGTCTCCTTAAGAGTGTGTGTACAATTTTATGAGTTGTGACATTGTAACGGATAGTTCTTTTCTTACTTAAAAACGGTATTCGTTGGAAAAAGAATATTATCGATTTATGTGCTAGAAAGATCAAACTTTGGTATCCATGAACAAATTATCTAACTGTCTCTACTTATATCCGATACTACTAATTATCATTATATTAGTATTCTTAGAGATCATACGTTTAGGAAAGtagatcatttttttcttcctGTATTAAGAAGTTTGAACAGTCCATTGAATCAATACAGAAAAAATCCAGAGCATGTTTCTTGTTAAAGTTAGATTAGGGCTTCACAATTGGCTGATGGAGAAGAACTAACAacaaagatgatttttttttgatcaaacaacaacaaagatgaaTAAAAGTAGAAGGAAGAACCGAACTCGttctgttcaaaaaaaaaaaaaaaaagaagaaccgAACTCGTATTTTCTAGAATCGCAGATCAAAATTATTGAGATATTAAAATAAGTGAATTAGATTATACGTAATAAAACTTTTATTAAACCATTATTACCAAGTTTATACATTAAAATGCATATAAATCACGGAAACTCAATGTTTCTGcagaatatattaaatttataaaaagatgatctTCCAATCCATACAATATGTTAATTATATTCCAATCCATACAATATGTTAATTATATTCCAATCCATAAAATATGATCTTCCAATCCATACAATAtgttatttataaactatattcCCCCCCCCCTCTCTAACCTATGTTAATTATAGGAGTACAAATTAAaattacatacatatatatggtGCAAAGTAGCAAATTTCATACAGAAcaaaatgcatatatatatatatatatgggattttaaaaaatatatagggTTTAATTGCAACAGAGATATGACCTTGcatttcactaaaaaaataattatgagagaaaataaatagaaaatcaGTATGTGCTAATATCATAAGACCAAACCTTATTATACCATTACCAATgcttttgtttataaatatacTGTATTAAACTTTACTAGTACTAATTTAGTTTTGTTACAGGTAGGACGAGTGTTACGTCAGGAGGAGAGAGGTTGTAAAGAAAGAGCATGCAAACATTCACATAGACTACAAACATTCTCACGTGTCATGAATAAAACAATGCGCTAGCAAGTAAAAGTCTTATTCTTCTTGAGTACCAATTCATAATTTGTATGTGGTCTTTTTTTCCAACACATAAGTTACTCCATTACTTGGTCTGTATTCTGTCTAATACATGATTTCAGTTACCAGAAAGTaaacaattttatatttctatgcaCATACTTGTTTAGATATTTTCTCGGTCGCTCACGGCGACTATAGTCTTTTGATGGCAACTCTCAGATATATATAACATCATTAGTTTGAATCATTACAGTAATTGGTAATTGTATGATTGTCTATTGTGTTCAAATACTGTTTTCAGCTGAAGAATGAGTCAGCTATAAGACCTCTACTTTTACGATTGGACTTGGTCATCAAGATGAGTATATATTCGTTGACCATATAGAATGATTAATCAAGCAAAGAAGGTTCCCACTCCATAATTGTAGTTGTTGCACTTGTACGGTCCGCCGTTGAATCGCATTGAAATTTTCTTCAAATGTTTTTAGCAAATATTTATGCATTAAACTTCAATGTGGCAAGCGAGCCCACTGCTTTGAGGAGATTCACAAAAGAACCTAGTTGAACCAACCATGCATTTCAAAAGGAAATAAGGTCATTTTGATTGAGCCCATTCTCATTGAATTCGAAGAGAAAGTATGTAGCATTCACCCGATTATCACTCTTGCCCATAATGCACATATATTGGGCCCCAGAAGTAGAAAACAGATCCATTAGTGCTTTTGATCTTCTTTGATTCTAGTGAAATTTATGGGCAACAAATCCTATACAATATGTACTTGTGAGAGGCCAGAAActtgttatttgtttttgtcttaGACTAATTAAATGTATCTATCTCTAACCGTCAACTAAAATTCATTCCCAGTTTATAGTCATTAGCTACATCTAAAATGAGTGAAATAAAATAggacaattgtcaataatagcatcttttgagtttttgtatcaaaaatagcactagaaggcgaaagtcacaaaaatgatatttattaaagggtaaaatattcataatacctttggtttaaaattaaataaacaaacaaaaataaataaaaacaaataaaaaaaaatgaaaaaagaaacgttttatagtttcagattatatgttttcagattcaaaattttttataatttctttttttgaaactttttttcgaatttttttttatttttttttcaaattttctttttataattcaaaaatactttttgaaactgtttttttttaatttttatttttaatttttagtatttattttataaaattttaaactctaatttcaaaacctcaccccttaactctaaacacTAAGATTTGGATTAATTAGCCCAAtggatataaatgtatatttacctctttaatgaaacatatttttgtgactttgaggtTTGAGTGCTAGTttaggaacaaaaacttggttttgtgctattctaatcttttttttcaataaaatacTTCAACCGAATACCTTTTTGAAAACGAACGTAAACTTATATTCAATTATAACATTTGTGTACATCAAGTGCACCCTAGTTAAATCCTAACTTTTGCCTAGGCTACTATGGTTAATAATCAAAGGCGAGTAGCAAACCAAAAGATGAGAATGCCTTCATATCTTTTGCATCCCGATCTACTTAACAAGCTTAAACAATTTCTGACAACGGAATATCTTCAATCCGTCGAATAAGATTTTCTAATGGCCGAAACTACAACGACGAACATAATTTAGGTATACTGCACCAAAAATATGTGAGTCACAATTATCTTGCAACTGGGGTGTGTTTTTAATTCATACGCTCAaaccaattaaaataaaattgggATCTTAGGCCTAATGAATGGTCCTTTAATCTTTTCCTATTGATCCACCTAAAAATGTTCTTTCAGTCGATTAAAATACCATTTCTTAACAACATCATTGAAGAATGTCGCGAGAAAAGATTCCCGTGGATTACAATTATTGCGTCTAGTGAATCATAACAACTTACAATAACATACTATACTGCAATAGATACATTTGGATGATATTTGATTAGTCAATCTTAAACATCAAAGCAGCATAGAATCTTTTCCTATTGATCCACCTAAAAATGTTCTTTCAGTCGATTAAAATACCATTTCTTAACAACAATCATTGAAGAAGTGTCGCAGAAAAAGATTCCCGTGGATTACAATTATGCGTCTAGTGAATCATAACAACTTACAATAAAAACATACTATACTGCAATAGATACATTTGGATGATATTTGATTAGTCAGATCTTAAAACATCAAAGCAGCATAGAACAGTTGGTTCCAAGTATCGGGGAGACCAGGAAGACACCAATGGCTACAATCCGATGAACGGTCAGGAAATCTCTTTAGAGAAGGATTGAGATCGCCACTGTAGATTGAAGGATGACCGTCTATTCGAAGAGCAGAGAGCATAGTTATATCCATCAATGAGACATGGGAATCCATCTCTTTCACCACTTCATCAATTACTTTCTTCTGGTTCACATATGAACTTGTTGGGTACGTTGTTCCACTATACGGTGTCGTTTGGCCGTAGCAGCTTTTTCCTCCTTGAGCTATCGTTGAAGCTTTTGCCCTTGAAGTCCACTCATTTGGACTGCATCACATTTTCACATCAAGTAATCAAGTTTGTAATCaatattttacttattattCCCTAGATTTTAAGTAAAGCTGCAATTGCGGAATCCAATAAGTTAATAGAGTAACAATTTGATTACAtgttaagaaaaacaaaacctaaatcttttataaaattatcGCAAGTGAACTTTATTATAAATGTATGTAGGAATGGTAGGATACAACATTAAATGTTATGTTTGGTGGTACATTATATATCCTTTTGCTTTACAACTTGCAAATGAGAAACTTTCTCATTGGCGAAACTAAATCAATTGGACTATTATTTGGGCCCTTAAATGAACACACACACAGCTCATATGTGGACCTTTATCAGCAGACTAGTCTCATCGTTATCCATTTTAGTAATTTGTAATGAAATAATTGTTCATAAACACGTATTTTATCCACGTATAGACTTTTAGGCTAGCTAGCGAATTTGAGGCCACAATGGTTAGTACTACTATAGATAGTAGTTTGGTAGCAACTAGAACGCCAACTAGATAGTATATACTATATTTAATATGGTTTGGCTACATCTGGAAACTCTCAAAATCAATATGTGTTTCATTATATTTCTTGTTATCAAAAATTACTTTGCCGTTGAAAGCACGGTGATTTACTTATTAGCAACACTATATGTGCTTATATACGAGGCAACCTCATCAAAGAACCCACCATGTCATATGACACGAGTTACTAACTTGTACataaaaattgataaaacaaaGTAAgcttagaaaaagaaaaagaaaaagagagtacATACTTGTAGTGTGTGGGTGAGACGGAGAGGAAGAAAACTCTAGTGAGAGGGGAGTTGATATAACGAAGGACCCAATTAGACCATGTTCTTAGTCCTTTTCTTAGTGCCACCAACCTATCCATGTCGCCGTAATATCTCCCTCCTGTCTCCATCTGCTCCCACCTGTTTCACTCCCCTCAAACTTTCACTTTTCACTCAAATTTTGTTAGCCCAAAAGATCTTTTCACCACCACCCTAGGCCCTAGCTATGTGAAAATAGAGGTAACAATTTAGCTTACCCTCGTAGAGACCCTGTGTGGCTCCACCAATGACCAGTGTTGAACAGCAGAACGTCGGCTGTTCTCCAAGCGTCCGATGCATCGACAGAGATTTCGTCAAGTTTAAGAGTTGTCTTTCCGTGAATTTTGTCTATGTCTACAAGATAAGGAGCTCTATAGAATGACACTTTAACGTTGTAATCCTGCCATGTATTAGCAAAACTCTAAATTAGTAGTTTGAGATAAAGAGGTTggatataaaaactaaaatgaatttCTTGTGCTTAACGTcacttttcaattatttttaagaaaaataccTGATGTTGTTTTCAGCACACTAAACTTGTTTTCATTATGATTGGATTATACATCAGTGAGACCCAAAGTTGTATAATCTTATATCACCAATTAAAACTTTAGTATCGTAAACGTACTACgtacataaaatatagtttaatgCGAAAACTGATTTCCACTAAATCCtgaaacaaatattaattaagagAACATGTTTTGTTATGTATTAGCTAGCAGTTATTGTTCTAATTCGTAGATCTTCGATTTAAGtaactgaaaatataaaatatttaatatgcaTGCACAGAACTGCAGAAATGTAAGCGAATACGATAATTTAACGATTTAAGTGTATAAAAGTATAGTAACTGATGTTTGTTTTCGAGGgtattagtttttttcttttgtcctTTTACTGGACCAAGAAAGTTCCACCGACGACGTCAAGTTGATCAGCTAATACCATTTGACAATGACGTTTTGTAAATACTCAATCATTTTTCgtacattttaataaaatacattaaatttgcataacATTTTGTGATTAtattatttcaataattttaagttaataaaaatttaataaatgtaaTTAAAGTTTTCTAAAGTTTGCAATTacttaataaaacatatattgaaaatgtaaaaaatagatcttttgaaacaaaattttttttatagaaaatataattttatacaacGGAGGGAGTATACAACTTCTAACTCAATTTTCACGAATTTATTCTATCCAATTCGACCtacttaaagaaaaaaaagagagagagtatACAACTCTGGCTCAATTTTCACGAGTTTATTCTATCCAATTCGACctacttagaccatctccaatgtattttgctattttcacctctaaaataggggaactctataatagaggtgagATATACTCCAATATATTCCtctaaaatagcaatttttaaaatatatagtaaaaaatagaggaatgctattttttcctctataaatagaggaaaaaatagagatctctattatagaggaag is drawn from Brassica rapa cultivar Chiifu-401-42 chromosome A05, CAAS_Brap_v3.01, whole genome shotgun sequence and contains these coding sequences:
- the LOC103867991 gene encoding probable protein phosphatase 2C 25 isoform X1, which translates into the protein MSCSVAVCSSPVFSPSSSLFCNKASILSSPQETISLTLSHLKPSASSPSSPSAAAAASPKSPFRLRFQKPPTGFAPAPLVLGGSDSISAASCTGPSALKRKRPTRLDIPIGTAGFASPASEESRQVEREGDGYSVYCKRGRREAMEDRFSALTNLRGDRKQAMFGVYDGHGGVKAAEFAAKNLDKNVLEEVSGKCDESEIADAVKRGYLTTDAAFLEEKDVRGGSCCVTALVRDRNLVVSNAGDCRAVMSVGGVAEALSSDHRPSRDDERERIETTGGYVDTFNGVWRIQGSLAVSRGIGDAHLKRWVIAEPETKMLRIDQDHEFLILASDGLWDKVSNQEAVDIARPFCVGTEMKPLLLACKKLVELSASRGSSDDISVMLIPLRQFI
- the LOC103867991 gene encoding probable protein phosphatase 2C 25 isoform X2, with protein sequence MSCSVAVCSSPVFSPSSSLFCNKASILSSPQETISLTLSHLKPSASSPSSPSAAAAASPKSPFRLRFQKPPTGFAPAPLVLGGSDSISAASCTGPSALKRKRPTRLDIPIGTAGFASPASEESRQVEREGDGYSVYCKRGRREAMEDRFSALTNLRGDRKQAMFGVYDGHGGVKAAEFAAKNLDKNVLEEVSGKCDESEIADAVKRGYLTTDAAFLEEKDVRGGSCCVTALVRDRNLVVSNAGDCRAVMSVGGVAEALSSDHRPSRDDERERIETTGGYVDTFNGVWRIQGSLAVSRGIGDAHLKRWVIAEPETKMLRIDQDHEFLILASDGLWDKVSNQEAVDIARPFCVGTEMKPLLLACKKLVELSASRGSSDDISVMLIPLRQFI
- the LOC103867992 gene encoding protein trichome birefringence-like 45, with protein sequence MSHLQCLTFLFLFLLLQNATSASPLPLRRRPVHNNSTHSNFAKHPRRRVVFPVNRSSCDLFAGEWVRDATYPLYRVEECGRGMIDPGFDCQTYGRPDSDYLKFRWKPFNCDVPRFNGVKFLQKMRNKTVMFVGDSLGRNQWESLMCMISSSAPFISTNLIHEDPLSTFKILDYNVKVSFYRAPYLVDIDKIHGKTTLKLDEISVDASDAWRTADVLLFNTGHWWSHTGSLRGWEQMETGGRYYGDMDRLVALRKGLRTWSNWVLRYINSPLTRVFFLSVSPTHYNPNEWTSRAKASTIAQGGKSCYGQTTPYSGTTYPTSSYVNQKKVIDEVVKEMDSHVSLMDITMLSALRIDGHPSIYSGDLNPSLKRFPDRSSDCSHWCLPGLPDTWNQLFYAALMF